In the genome of Raphanus sativus cultivar WK10039 chromosome 4, ASM80110v3, whole genome shotgun sequence, one region contains:
- the LOC108832427 gene encoding 60S ribosomal protein L18a-2 isoform X2, whose amino-acid sequence MVSFRFHQYQVVGRALPTEKDVQPKIYRMKLWATNEVRAKSKFWYFLRKLKKVKKSNGQMLAINEIFEKNPTTIKNFGIWLRYQSRTGYHNMYKEYRDTTLNGAVEQMYTEMASRHRVRFPCIQIIKTSTVPAKLCKRESTKQFHNSKIKFPLVFRKVRPPSRKLKTTYKASKPNLFM is encoded by the exons ATGGTTTCTTTCAGG TTTCACCAGTACCAGGTTGTCGGAAGAGCTCTCCCCACAGAGAAGGATGTTCAACCCAAGATTTACAGGATGAAGCTTTGGGCCACCAACGAGGTTCGTGCCAAGTCCAAGTTCTG GTATTTTTTGAGGAAGCTGAAGAAGGTCAAGAAGAGTAATGGACAGATGCTCGCCATTAACGAG ATCTTTGAGAAGAACCCGACGACCATCAAGAACTTCGGAATCTGGTTGAGGTACCAGAGCAGAACTGGATACCACAACATGTACAAGGAGTACCGTGACACTACCTTGAACGGAGCTGTTGAGCAGATGTACACTGAGATGGCATCCCGACACCGTGTGAGGTTCCCTTGCATCCAGATCATTAAGACATCAACTGTTCCGGCCAAACTCTGCAAGAGGGAGAGCACCAAACAGTTCCACAACAGTAAGATTAAGTTCCCCTTGGTGTTCCGTAAggtgagaccaccaagcaggAAGCTCAAGACCACTTACAAGGCCTCCAAACCCAACCTATTCATGTAA
- the LOC108832427 gene encoding 60S ribosomal protein L18a-2 isoform X1, with protein sequence MVSFRFHQYQVVGRALPTEKDVQPKIYRMKLWATNEVRAKSKFWYFLRKLKKVKKSNGQMLAINEIFEKNPTTIKNFGIWLRYQSRTGYHNMYKEYRDTTLNGAVEQMYTEMASRHRVRFPCIQIIKTATVPAKLCKRESTKQFHNSKIKFPLVFRKVRPPSRKLKTTYKASKPNLFM encoded by the exons ATGGTTTCTTTCAGG TTTCACCAGTACCAGGTTGTCGGAAGAGCTCTCCCCACAGAGAAGGATGTTCAACCCAAGATTTACAGGATGAAGCTTTGGGCCACCAACGAGGTTCGTGCCAAGTCCAAGTTCTG GTATTTTTTGAGGAAGCTGAAGAAGGTCAAGAAGAGTAATGGACAGATGCTCGCCATTAACGAG ATCTTTGAGAAGAACCCAACGACCATCAAGAACTTCGGAATCTGGTTGAGGTACCAAAGCAGAACTGGATACCACAACATGTACAAGGAGTACCGTGACACTACCTTGAACGGAGCCGTCGAGCAGATGTACACTGAGATGGCATCCCGACACCGTGTCAGGTTCCCTTGCATCCAGATCATTAAGACAGCAACTGTTCCCGCCAAACTCTGCAAGAGGGAGAGCACCAAACAGTTTCACAACAGTAAGATTAAGTTCCCTTTGGTATTCCGCAAggtgagaccaccaagcaggAAGCTCAAGACCACTTACAAGGCATCCAAACCCAACCTTTTCATGTAA
- the LOC108807849 gene encoding uncharacterized protein LOC108807849, translating into MVSLKKFPRRSNRLAARTAPLASPADAGPDLQASRALVGVDLNDSIHSPYFMHTSDHPGLILISIKLDGSNFDDWEAAMKIALDSKNKIGFVDGSLPRPLDSDLNFRIWSRCNSLVKSWILNSVSTQIYRSILRLNDATDVWNDLHSRFHMTNLPRTYNLTQEIQDLRQGSLSPSDYFTKLKTLWSSLESCEEADDPCTCGKAARLYQKAERAKIVKFLAGLNESYAVIRRQIIMKKTLPSLTEVYNILDQDDSQKSFAVATPAAFQVSETPASQPPPSSVCYVQTGAHKGKPICSFCNRVGHIAERCYKKHGFPPGFDLADSDFHLIDFDRGFDQ; encoded by the exons ATGGTGTCGTTGAAGAAGTTTCCTCGTCGATCGAATCGCCTTGCAGCTCGCACCGCTCCCTTAGCTTCTCCGGCAGATGCAGGCCCGGATCTACAAGCTTCGAGAGCTCTTGTTGGTGTTGATCTCAATGACTCGATCCATTCTCCGTACTTTATGCATACTTCTGATCATCCCGGTTTGATTCTCATCTCTATCAAACTTGATGGTTCAAACTTTGATGATTGGGAGGCTGCGATGAAGATTGCTCTTGACTCGAAGAACAAGATCGGCTTCGTAGATGGCTCGTTACCTCGCCCTCTCGACTCAGATCTGAACTTCCGAATATGGTCACGATGCAACAGTCTCGTTAAATCATGGATCCTCAACTCGGTATCCACTCAAATCTATCGCAGTATCCTTCGCTTAAATGATGCAACTGATGTGTGGAATGACTTGCATAGTAGATTTCATATGACTAATCTGCCTAGGACTTACAATCTTACCCAAGAAATCCAGGATCTACGTCAAGGCTCTTTGTCACCCTCGGATTACTTCACTAAGCTCAAAACATTGTGGAGTAGTTTAGAGAGTTGTGAAGAAGCTGATGATCCATGTACTTGTGGGAAAGCTGCTCGGCTATATCAAAAGGCTGAGCGTGCTAAGATTGTTAAGTTTTTGGCTGGTCTTAATGAATCGTATGCAGTGATTAGGCGTCAGATCATCATGAAGAAGACACTGCCTTCACTCACTGAAGTCTACAACATCTTGGACCAAGATGACAGTCAGAAGAGTTTTGCTGTAGCTACTCCGGCTGCGTTCCAAGTATCTGAGACTCCAGCTTCTCAGCCTCCTCCTTCCAGTGTTTGCTATGTTCAGACTGGTGCTCATAAAGGCAAACCTATCTGTTCATTTTGCAACAGAGTTGGACACATTGCAGAGCGTTGTTACAAGAAGCACGGCTTTCCACCGG GTTTTGATCTAGCAGATAGCGATTTCCATCTGATAGATTTTGATCGGGGCTTCGATCAATAG